In the genome of Salmo trutta chromosome 39, fSalTru1.1, whole genome shotgun sequence, the window TACAAAGACATTTGTATGAGAAGTTACCAGATGGTTGATGTTAGTTTAAGTAGAACTTTTGTTCTTAAGAAACCACATCTGTGTTGACCGGTTTCCACTCTCCCAGGAGCCTTTGCGGGGCGTGCCAGGATCAAGGGGGCAACGGTGACCCTACAGAGGGTGACCCAGAAAGACGCAGGCGAATACCGCTGTGAGATCACTGCCCCTCACGACACCATCACCCTGGGGGAGACTAACATCACCCTCGAAGTCTTGGGTGTGTACCACATCATCTGTCTGCCTGACTGAGTGttctgagtgtgtctgtgtgttgtctcAGACATGCTGCCCGTGCTGTTTGAGCACCCCCTTAAACCCAGCTGACATTGCGGCTGTACCCTCCTCACAGTGCCCCCCCACACCCCATCCTGTGAGATCCCCAGCTCGGCCTTGACGGGCTCTGTGGTGCAGCTGCGCTGTAGGGACCAGCAGAGCATCCCCCCAGCCACCTACTCCTGGTACAAAGATGACAAGCCTCTGACCCCCTCCCGCATGGCCAACGCCACCTACCATCTCAACCCAATCACGGGCATATTGGTGAGATACTTTTTAAGAACAGTGTATATACAGTCGTACCATTGATGCTTTGGCACGATTTActcaatgtacagtgcattcagaaagcattcagaccccttccctttttccacatttagttacgttacagctttattctaaaatatatatttttttaaatcctcctcaatctacatacaataccccataataacaaagcaaaaacaggtttttagaaatgtttgcaaatgtattacaaataaaaaacagaaataccttatttacataagtattcagaccctttgctatgagactcaacattgagatcaggtgcatcctgtttccattgatcatccttgagatgtttctacaacttgattggagtccacctgtggtaaattcaattgattggacatcatttggaaaggcacacacctgtccatataaagtcccacagttggcagtgcatgccagagcaaacaccaagccacggggtcgaaggaattgtctgtagagctccgagacaggattgtgtcgaggcacagatctggggaagggtaccaaaacaattctgcaacattgagggtccccaagaaaacagtggcctccatcattcttaattgaaagaagtttggaacccccaagacacttcctagagctggccgcctggccaaactgagcaatcgggggagaagggccttggtcagggaggtgaccaagaacccaatggtcactctgacagagctccagagttcctctatagagatgggagaaactttcagaaagacaaccatctctgcagccctccaccaatcaggcctttatggtcaagtggccagacagaagacaattctcagtaaaaggcatgaaagcccacttggagtttgccaaaaggcacctaaagactctcagaccatgagaaacaaaattctctggtttgatgaaaccaagattgaactctttggcctgaatgtcaagcaacACAtcaaggaaacctggcaccattgctaaggtgaggcatggtggtggcagcatcatgctgtggggatggttttcagcggcagggactgggagactagtcaggatcaaggaaagatgaacggagaaagtacagagagattgttgatgaaaacctgctccaaagcgctcaggacctcagactggggcgaaggttcaccttccacaggacaacgaccctaagcacacagccaagacaacgcaggagtggcttcgggacaagtctctgaatgttcttgagttgccaagtcagagcccggactttaacccgatcgaacatctttggagagacctgaaaaatagctgtgcagtgacgctccccatccaaatcaaattgtattgtatttgtcacatgcaccaaatacaacaggtgtagatcttacagtgaaatgctaacttataagcccttaaccaacaatgcagttttaagaaaaataagtgttaagtaaaaaatgtaagtatcaagtaattaaagagcagcagtaaaataacaatagcgaggctatatacaggcagtaccagtacagagtcaatgtgcggggccaccggttagtcgaggtaattcaggtaaaatgtacatgtaggtagagttaaagtgactatgcatagataattaacagggagtagcagcagcgttaaagagggggggcaatgaaaatagtctgggtagccatttgattagctgttcaggagtcttatggcttgggggtagaagctgataagaagccttttggacctagacgtggcgctccagtaccgcttgctgtgcggtagcagagagaacagtctatgactaggatggttggagtcattgacaatttctagagccttcctctgacatcgcctgttatagaggtcctggatggcaggaagcttggccccagtgatgtactgggccgtacgcactaccctctgttgtaccttgcggtcggaggccgagcagttgccataccaggcagtgatgcaaccagtcaggatgctctcgatggcgcagctgtaaaaccttttgaggatctgaggacccatgccaaatattttcagtctcctgaggaggaatagactttgtcgtgccctcttcacaactgtcttggtgtgtttggatcatgatagtttgttggtcatgaggacaccaaggaacttgaagctctcaacctgatccactacagccccgtcgatgagaatggtggtGTGCttggttctccttttcctgtagtccccaATCATCAACCTGACAGAATTTTTCGAGGATCtgtcagagaagaatgggagaaactccaaaaatacagttgtgccaagcgtGTAGTGACatccccaagaagactcaaggctgtaatcactgccaaaggtgcttcaacaaagtactgagtaaagggtctgaatactttaaatgtgatatttcagttctttTTTGCaagcaaaacatttctaaaaagctgtttttgctttgtcattatggggtattgtgtgtagattgatgaggggagaaaaaaactatttaataaaccaattaggcacatttgggcagtcttgatacaacattttgaacagaaatgcaatgtttcactggatcagtctaaaactttgcacatacactgcaaaatctaaattgcgcctgagctggaataatacattatggcctttctcttgcatttcaaagatgacggtacaaaaaaaatacaaaaaaacgcatggctttttctttgtattgtcttttaccagatctaatgtgttattctcctacattcatttcacatttccacaaatttcaaagtgtttcctttcaaatggtatcaagaatatgcatatccttgcttcaggtcctgagccacaggcagttagatttgggtatgtcatgttaggagaaaattgaaaaaaggggtggatccttaagaggtgttaatccattttagaataaggttgtaacgtaaacatttttggagaaagtcaaggggtcggaatactttccgaatgcgctgtatgtgCCAGTAAAGCAATTTGAATTTGACAGAATGAGGGCCCAGCCACACCCACAGACTGTGTTACATAGGAGCCACACTAGGGCATCGAGATTTTATTTTTACCTACTTCACTGGATGTGTAATTTTTGGCCAGCGAGAGCAATGTGCAAGGTCCTTTATCCTATTGTGAGCTGCggggaaaaaaatgaaaatagaaCAAAAGTATAACTTCACCTACAGCTCACTTACGCCCAAGTTTCATTGCCATTAATAGGAGCGCCTCACGCTCTGTACACTGTAAGTTATTCATCCGATGTAGCAGGCCTCCATTACAGACTCCAATACATGGAAGTATAACCAACCACTAACACAGTATATGATAATACAAACCTCAGTAGGACACTGAAACCTTAGTTACAGTTCAGACCAACAGTGGCTACctcagaaatcaaatcaaattttattggtcacatacacgtggttagcagatgttattgcgagtgtaacgaaatgcttgtgcttctagttccgacagtgcagcaatatctaacaagtaatcaaaaATGTCCATAACacctacctaatacacacaaatctaagtatagggatggaataagaatatatacatataaatatatggatgagcaatgaccaagcggcataggcaagatgcaatagatggtataaaatacagtatatacatttgggatgagtaatgcaagatatgtaaacgttATGTAAAGTGgcaatattaaagtgactagtgatacatttattaaagtggccaatgatttcaagtctgtatgaaggcagcagcctctctgtattagtgatggctgtttaacagtctgatggcctatttttcagtctctcggtcccagatacacctgtactgacctcaccttctggatggtagcagggtgaacaggcagtggctcgggtggttgttgtccttgatgatctttttggcgttcctgtgacatcaggtgctgtaggtgtcctggagggaaggtagtttgcccctggtgatgcgttgtgcagacctcactaccctctggagagccctgcggttgtgggcggtgcagttgccgtacaagttggtgatacagcccgacaggatgctctcaattgtgcatctgtaaaaaactgtgagggttttaggtgacaagccagatttcttcagcctcctgaggttgaagagactatgttgcgccttcttcaccatactgtctgtgtgggtggaccatttcagtttgtccgtgatgtgttcGACGAGGAACTTAAAagtttccaccttctccactgctgtcccgtcgatgtggatagggggatgcaccctctgctgtttcctgaagtccacgatcatcaccGGCCCagacggctagggatgccgtctgggccgtcaGCCTTGCGAggtttaacacgtttaaatgtctttctcacgtcggccacggaggagagcccacagtccttggtagcgggtcgcgtcggtggcactgtattatcatcaaagcgggcaaagaaggtgtttagtttgtctggaagcaagacgtcggtgtccgtggctggttttctttttgtagcctgtgattgtctgtagaccctgccacatacatctcgtgtctgagccattgaattgcaactctactttgtctctatactaacatttgtttgattgccttgcagagggaataactacactgtttgtattcgtcCATATTCCCAGTCTGGGgtttccatggttaaatgaggTGGTTCGCTCATTCAGtctctggttagggtaggttttaatagtcgcagTGGGTACAActtctcctatacacttccttataaattcACTCACCGACTCAGTGTATAaatcaatattattctctgaggctacatGTCCCAGTCcgggtgatcaaaacaatcttgaagtgtggattccgattggtcagaccagcggtTATTAATAGACCttgtcacgggtacatcctgtttgagtttctgtctataggaagggaggagcaaaatggagttgtggtcagatttgctgaaaggagggcaggggagagccttgtatgcatcgcggaagttagtggcagtgatccagtgtattgCCAGCGCGAGTGCGACAATCAATATTCTGATATAGGTCACTTCCCTTTGGTCAGACATCAACCCATATAGACCCTTAGTTCGGAAGCACACTGGTATACTCTAGACCAATTGCAAAAAAACGGTACAGGTTCTGTGCATCATatcatcttcctctctctttttctttccattgagccctccatctgtctctttccctctcctctggcAGGAGTTTAAGACTGTGGCGAGAGGCGACACGGGACAGTACAGCTGTCTGGCATCAAACAAAGTGGGGCCGCCCAAGATGTGTGAGGCTAAACACATGAAGATAGGTGAGTGTGCGTGcatgtatgcaagtgtgtgtgtgtaattatgaGAATGATTGTGGTTCATATTAGTGTAGTTTTGTCTTTCCACAAACTGGCGTGACTCTCGTGCTTCAAACCACATTGATATGGTCTATAACCAACACAGTTACAATACCAGAGCTAGTGTTATGTCTTGTAAAATCCCAAGATTAAACAGTACTGCGAGGGGCACGTTTTTCTATACAGGCATTTGTCTATGGAATAGCCTCCCCCTGGAGATCAAGCAAAGAAAAAGTGGAAATAGCTTCAAAAACCAGGCAAAGGTTTTCATTTGGATAAGGTTGTCTAAGTAAGAGAAACCACTACACTGCCCCTTGTGCCCCCTACTGCTGGTCAGGTGTATTTATCTGAAGGATCGGTATGATCTACAATGAATAGAttgatttttaaggttagggaaaggTGCAGTGAATAGTGCCACTTTTTAGGTTGTCAATATAAATTAATGTATTTATGGTTGTTTGTAATTTTGTCTTGCCTTTTTAATTATtaaatgtgttattgtttttaccatctgggaccactttggaaacaagcgttttaattaatactttcaagtgatatcctctgggtccagattgtacattttgttgtatatgtctgttacacaaaataaatta includes:
- the jam2a gene encoding junctional adhesion molecule 2A isoform X2, translating into MEKASLFLPLVILLIQCLPIVPVTVSTTTPKVEVHENSDAVLSCDFRTEKEQNPRIEWKKKGTDVSFVYYEGHFRGAFAGRARIKGATVTLQRVTQKDAGEYRCEITAPHDTITLGETNITLEVLVPPHTPSCEIPSSALTGSVVQLRCRDQQSIPPATYSWYKDDKPLTPSRMANATYHLNPITGILEFKTVARGDTGQYSCLASNKVGPPKMCEAKHMKIEDVNMAGVVAAVVVICLVIAICGFGGYYAHRNGYFSKHRGRTNANYNPPPQDPADFKHTQSFML